CGGTGAGCGACCCCCCAACGACCCCGCCACTCGACGCCTCGACGAACAACACGCGAATCATAGCGCCGGATCAGAGATGCGCGCCCGCCGCTCGGGGCGGCTGCGCACGCATCAGCTGCACGATCGATTGTGCCGCCGCCGTACTCGTCATCTCGGCTGTCACACCCACATCGTAGCACGGCACCGCGGCGGTGAGCTGCGCCAGATGTCTCTCGCGCTGGGCCACCAGTCCTGCGGGGAACATCTGCTCCAGAACAGCCGCGAAAGCCCAGTAGCGTCGTAAGTCGTTGACTATTAGATCGACAGCGCTCAGGCGTTGGCAGGCCTCGGTCGCCGACAACGGCCGCACGAAGGCGAACGGCGCCCGACGTGGGAACACCAGCAGCGCAGCCTCGCCGCCGTCTGCTATCCCCGCCGACGGCGGGTGATATCCTTCGCGGTCGAGGCAGAACCGCCCGTCGATGCGCCGCAGATCCCGTGCTTGCGCACCGAGCCAGCGTACGCTCCAGTCATCCAGCAGCACGGGCTCCCTGACCCCGAACACCTTAGTTCCGTGGTGCAGCACGAAGCTGTCGGAAAGCAAGGCGGCGCCGGGGAGACCGGCGAGCGCCACTGCCAGAGTGGATTTGCCGACGCCGCTGGCACCGGCGAGCAAAACCACACCGTCCCCGGTATCCACACCGGCCGCATGGATCGGGTGCAGGTCCTGCATCTGCTCCAACCACCACCAGCACGGGTAGTAGACCAGGTAGTACAGCAGCGTGCTAAATCGGCGCTGGCGCAGGGCACGCCGGCGTCGCCACTGGCGCACGCGGCGGATGCGATCACTGGCGCGGGTATTGCCAAGGCGGTAGTAGAAATCGCCCTCGACTTTCAGCCCGTTGTCCGCCCAGGCAAACCGCAGGTGCAAATCGCGCAGGTCGTCGACGCGGAACCACCAGAGCCTGTCGTTGCTGGCGTAGATGTCGCGATCGAGACGTTGCAGACCGGACAACTCGGATGACAAGGCCGCTCGATTCGCGGGCGGCTGGCCGTCGTGCCACCTGAGCATGGCCGTGACTGCCGGGGCGCTCGTCTGATCGGATGCGGACGGCGCCAAGTGGATGCGGGTATAATCGCACAGATCGGGCGCATCGCAGCGGAACGCGAACTGCGCGCCAGCTAAACAACCTGTGATCAGATCTGCGGTCATCTCTTTTCCAGACCGTTCATCGGTCGATTTGTCCATTCAGCGGGGGGGGGGGTGGTTCGCTGGCCAGCGGCAGCGCACTCTTGAGCGGCGCCGGTGTACGCCGCATGCGTCGCATCGCGGCCTGAACCGTTACGTCGTAGACGAATCGTGCATCTTCGAGCCGCGGGATCAGCACCTCCGTCAGCGCGATGCCCGACTCGCGGCGGTATGCGACCATGACCATGATCGCCGCCAGCGAGTACGAGATGCTGGTCGCAAGCGCCGCACCGGAAATCCCGAGGGTTGGGATCATGAACACGTTGAGGATGACGTTGGTCACCAGCGCCGCCGTTCCCGCGCGAATGTTCACGCCCTGATTGTTGCGGCTGGTGAAATCGCGCGTGAGGATGGTGAAGACCGACATCATCACCATGCCGAGAGTGGCAAACGCGAGCGGTTTTGATGCGGCGGCGAACGCCTTCCCATACCACAAAGGCACCATCAAGGGCCCAAACGCGATCACCACAAGGCCGCCAAGCCCCGTCAACAGAACCGTCCGGCGGCACGCTTGCGCCGTGAGGCGATGCACCTCGTCTTTGCTCAGCGACGCGAGCCGCGGATAGATCACCCAACCCACCGCCTGCGGAATCTCCAGGATCATCTCGGTGAAATGCAAGGCCAGACTGTAGAACGCGGTCTGCGCCGGGTTGAGGAAATAGGCAACCATGTAGACGTCGATGCGGAACAACAGATGCGTCGCCAGAATCTGGGTGTACGACTTCATGCCAAAGCGCATCTGCCGTTTCAGCAGTCGCCGATCCAGCCACAGGCCGAACGGCACCAGCCGTCGCGTCCCAATCACCAATGCGCCCACCACAACGGTGGTAACAATCGTATAAACGAGCACGCTGCTAAACAGGTCCAAGCGTAGCGCCACACGCAGTCCGACAACCAGTACGAGTACCGCTGCGGCACCAAATACGGTCCGGCGATTGTACAGGGAGAAGTTATTGATGGCCTGGAGAACGCCGCAGAAGAAATTATCGATCAACAGCAGCGGCAGGCGCCAGAGCGCCAGCAACAGCGCCCACGCCGGCACCTCACGCATGATCGTCGACAGCAAGAGCCCGCGAAACCACCAGGCGACTGCGCCGATGCCCACGCCCAAGACTACTGCCAAGGCCAACGAGTTGGCCGCGACTTGCTCGATGGACGCGCCTTCGCGCCGGACGCAGTATACGTTCGCCTGTGTCAGCCCGAACTTCGCCAAGGTCACCAACGTGGATGGCAACAAGAGCACCAGCGCCAGAATCCCACGATCATGCGGCCCCAGCGTGCGCGCCAGAACGATGCCCGTGACCGTGCCCAGCAGAGCCACGGCCGTGCGTGCCCCAAAAACGTCGATCATGTCGTGCGCGAGACGACGGTGCGCCATCAGGTTTCTTTCACTCACAATACTGCGAAAACGGATCCACGGCGCCGAACTATCGCTCGGTACCTCAATGCCTCGCCGAGACCACAATGTTCGTCTAAGCGGCTACCCCCCCTGTCGCCGACGAAGCGGTCCGCTAGATTCCGGCGGCGTCAGACAGGCGTCCCGATCCTCACTTAAGGGTGCAACCACGGTTGTGGCACGCCCGAACCAGTGCCGAATCGAAATGCGAGCCACTAACTTGGCCCCGAACAGCCGGGCCATGAGAATCGAAGGTTGATTGTGGGTCCGAATCAAACCCACGATGGTGCGCACGCCTCTCGTGGCGAGCCCGTCGGTGGCACTTTTCAGGAGCGCCCAGGCGGCCCCTTTGTCCCCCGGCACCACGTAGATGTTGGCCGTCAGCAGCGCCGGCGGGACAAGATGCCGTTCGACCGCCTCGTACCACGGCTGCTTTGCGGTTACAGAATCCGCGTACCAGGCCGCTCCAACGATGTGCGTTCCACGTGTCGCCACGATTGCGGTCGAGATACTGCGAGCGCCGCGAGGCTCGTGTCGCCGGACCTGCAGCGTGCGACGATCCGTTTCGTTCATGCTCCGGATGGTCACGCCGTTGATGTCGACCGGGAAATCGACCGGCTGCGCCGGCCGGTTCGGATATCGCACAAACAGATAGAACTCTCGTTTTCCGAACAGGCGCGCCGCGGCATGCCTGAGGGTGGGCCCGAGCCCGTCGGTTCGGAGGCTCAGCAGCAGAAGCCGCAACAGGTCCACCACACTATTCTCCACTCCCCCCAGCGTTCCCTGCCGGAGCAGAACTGCTGGCCATTCTGGTGCCACTGCGACCTGCCGTGCGCTGTCGGCGCTACGATTTGTGCACGCCCTCTCGCACGCTGTCGCCTCGCGACTCGGGCCCTGCGGCACCAGGCCGATCCGAGTTCTTTTTGAGGCCCTGCAACAGCAGGCCGACCTCGTAGCGTCGACGGGTGTCATCCGTGGCCCGCTCGACCTCGACTTCGACGGGCTCGTACCCACACAGGATCAGCGTCGGGTTGCAGATGTCGCCCAGACGGCTGATCGTATCACGCGACAATCGCTTCCACCGGCCCACGCTCGAGAGATCAACGGCACTCCGACCGTACGTCTTCCAGTCTCCCAACCCGAGCCCGCTCCGGCTTTCCAGAGCCTGCTCAATCAGGGCAGGATCCCATGCCTCCCCCAGGAACTCCATGATTCGACCTATGGTCGGACCAGTTTGCTCGGTCAAATCCTCATAGCGCACTTGCAGCGCATTCTCTGGGTGTCGCTTCACGAAGGCATTGATGCGGTGCGTGAGATCTACCCAGGCGTGTGCAAAGGCCTCGAGCATCACCGGGTACCGGATGATGTACTCGTGAAGCTCCCTGAGGTACACGCCGTTCTTCTGGCACAGCTCCTCGATGCTGCAAGCCACATCGAGCCCATGGCGCTGGATGCAGACGAATTGCACCTGATCGCCGCAGAGTTGCTCGATTTCGTCGAGGTAGAAGGCGTCGAAGGCGGTTTTTGATGCCCAGCGTGGTTTCCCCTGCTGCTTGGCGTGGTCCCTGTGAAAGGAGAAGGCAAATTCGCGCAGTCTCGTCAGCACCTCGCTCTTCGAGAAACCCGCGTAGCCCAGTCCGTCCAGCACACCAATGCCAGTCCCTTCCGCGATGTGCTCGCTGCGCAGGAAGCGCCCACAGCCGGTGAACACATTGGTCTCGCCCGGACAGGCAATATTCGGGTGGGCGTTGAACAGCCTCCGGAGCAGCGTCGTTCCGGATCTGGGCGCGCCGATGATCAAGACGCCTTCCGCTGGGAATCTGGCCATCAGTGGGCAGCCTCTGCGGTGAAGGTCATCCCCCTGCCGCCGAGTTCAATGCTGTTCTCCACTCGGACGCTGTCGCGCGTACTCTCCACGA
This window of the Candidatus Binatia bacterium genome carries:
- a CDS encoding sulfotransferase, giving the protein MARFPAEGVLIIGAPRSGTTLLRRLFNAHPNIACPGETNVFTGCGRFLRSEHIAEGTGIGVLDGLGYAGFSKSEVLTRLREFAFSFHRDHAKQQGKPRWASKTAFDAFYLDEIEQLCGDQVQFVCIQRHGLDVACSIEELCQKNGVYLRELHEYIIRYPVMLEAFAHAWVDLTHRINAFVKRHPENALQVRYEDLTEQTGPTIGRIMEFLGEAWDPALIEQALESRSGLGLGDWKTYGRSAVDLSSVGRWKRLSRDTISRLGDICNPTLILCGYEPVEVEVERATDDTRRRYEVGLLLQGLKKNSDRPGAAGPESRGDSVREGVHKS
- a CDS encoding oligosaccharide flippase family protein; amino-acid sequence: MAHRRLAHDMIDVFGARTAVALLGTVTGIVLARTLGPHDRGILALVLLLPSTLVTLAKFGLTQANVYCVRREGASIEQVAANSLALAVVLGVGIGAVAWWFRGLLLSTIMREVPAWALLLALWRLPLLLIDNFFCGVLQAINNFSLYNRRTVFGAAAVLVLVVGLRVALRLDLFSSVLVYTIVTTVVVGALVIGTRRLVPFGLWLDRRLLKRQMRFGMKSYTQILATHLLFRIDVYMVAYFLNPAQTAFYSLALHFTEMILEIPQAVGWVIYPRLASLSKDEVHRLTAQACRRTVLLTGLGGLVVIAFGPLMVPLWYGKAFAAASKPLAFATLGMVMMSVFTILTRDFTSRNNQGVNIRAGTAALVTNVILNVFMIPTLGISGAALATSISYSLAAIMVMVAYRRESGIALTEVLIPRLEDARFVYDVTVQAAMRRMRRTPAPLKSALPLASEPPPPPLNGQIDR